The following coding sequences lie in one Glycine soja cultivar W05 chromosome 16, ASM419377v2, whole genome shotgun sequence genomic window:
- the LOC114390180 gene encoding uncharacterized protein LOC114390180: protein MNVESERKDEQEVKGWRKALKSVGNWLAHKDKDEWLKDMRGVLSLVSTVIATMTFQSALNPPGGVRPGNESGVVQCPENSADNNPCPGESILAVLYPDEYKIFLIWNTTCFISSLAVCLLLVSGFPLNHRFFTWLLSIGMCITISSLTLTYMTGAGMVTPDPLWNTTNSMFNKVIYIWISLLGLVAFVLCLRLIVWIVFACR from the coding sequence ATGAACGTTGAAAGCGAGAGGAAAGATGAACAAGAGGTGAAAGGGTGGAGAAAAGCtttaaaaagtgtagggaattGGCTGGCACATAAGGATAAGGATGAATGGTTGAAGGACATGAGGGGAGTGCTGAGTTTGGTGTCTACGGTGATCGCAACAATGACCTTTCAAAGTGCTTTAAATCCACCAGGTGGAGTTAGACCCGGAAACGAGAGTGGAGTTGTTCAATGTCCAGAAAACAGTGCAGATAATAATCCATGTCCCGGAGAATCTATCCTAGCTGTTCTTTACCCtgatgaatataaaatattccTCATTTGGAACACAACATGTTTCATTTCATCTTTAGCAGTGTGTCTCTTGCTTGTAAGTGGGTTCCCTCTCAATCACAGATTCTTCACCTGGCTTTTGTCAATAGGGATGTGCATCACCATCTCCAGCCTCACTCTTACCTACATGACTGGTGCGGGAATGGTCACCCCGGATCCCCTTTGGAATACAACCAACTCCAtgtttaataaagttatttatatttGGATTTCACTGCTAGGACTCGTCGCATTTGTCCTTTGCCTACGCCTAATTGTTTGGATTGTCTTTGCCTGCAGGTAA